A genomic region of Miscanthus floridulus cultivar M001 chromosome 3, ASM1932011v1, whole genome shotgun sequence contains the following coding sequences:
- the LOC136546362 gene encoding ethylene-responsive transcription factor ERF109-like — protein sequence MTKKLISAMARKQGFKEQHFNDQRRQASIHGDAKSVVGFGRGRLISHEQEDAIIVAALRHVVSGYSTPPPEVVTVAGGEACGVCGIDGCLGCDFFEAPPELTQEAAVNCGAGQMVATAAAGGGHQQRPRRRRKKNMYRGVRQRPWGKWAAEIRDPRRAARVWLGTFDTAEEAARAYDCAAIEFRGARAKLNLPGHEALSSFQGHGHGGDTYATAAANTETQTPMLTPPSPCSADGAAEAAPGEWQLGGVDGGAGDEVWEGLLQDLMKQDEADLWFAPFSGAASTSF from the coding sequence ATGACCAAGAAGCTCATCTCCGCCATGGCCAGGAAGCAAGGTTTCAAGGAGCAGCACTTCAATGATCAGAGAAGACAGGCTTCGATTCATGGAGACGCCAAGAGCGTGGTGGGGTTTGGCCGCGGCAGGCTGATCTCCCATGAGCAGGAGGACGCCATCATCGTCGCGGCGCTGCGGCACGTGGTGTCCGGGTACAGCACGCCGCCGCCGGAGGTCGTCACGGTGGCGGGCGGCGAGGCGTGCGGGGTCTGCGGCATCGACGGATGCCTCGGCTGCGACTTCTTCGAGGCGCCGCCGGAGCTGACGCAGGAAGCAGCAGTGAACTGCGGCGCGGGGCAGATGGTGGCGACAGCAGCGGCGGGAGGGGGGCACCAGCAGAGGCCGCGGCGGCGTAGGAAGAAGAACATGTACCGCGGCGTGCGGCAGCGGCCGTGGGGGAAGTGGGCGGCGGAGATCCGCGACCCGCGGCGCGCGGCGCGCGTGTGGCTGGGCACGTTCGACACCGCGGAGGAGGCCGCCAGGGCCTACGACTGCGCCGCGATCGAGTTCCGCGGCGCGCGCGCGAAGCTCAATTTGCCGGGGCACGAGGCGCTGTCGTCGTTCCAGggccacggccatggcggcgacacTTATGCCACCGCGGCGGCGAACACCGAGACGCAGACACCGATGCtgacgccgccgtcgccgtgcaGTGCAGACGGCGCCGCGGAGGCGGCGCCGGGAGAGTGGCAGCTGGGCGGCGTGGACGGCGGAGCGGGGGACGAGGTGTGGGAAGGTCTACTACAGGACCTGATGAAGCAGGACGAGGCGGACCTCTGGTTCGCGCCATTTTCTGGCGCTGCATCTACTAGTTTTTGA